Part of the Prevotella communis genome is shown below.
AGCTGTTTCTCCTACTCCATCCGCATACATAAAAATGGGACACAGTAATCCTAGAAATAATAAATGTTTTTTCATTATTATATTGAAGTTTTTGTGTTGTTAAGCGATTGCAAAGGTACAAACATAAAACTATCAACACAATCCCCATTTATATTGATTTTTGAAAACCATAGGTCAAGGCATCCTAAATCATAGACTTTGAGGTCCTAAACCATAGACTTAGGCATCGTAAACCTATGGTTTCCGACCTCAAAGTCCCTATTTTCCGATCTCAAAATCAGTGAGTTTGAAACTACCAAAATCAGGCTTCACCGGAACACTCTGGAAATGAGCAGTTTACAGTAAAGGTGAAACCTAAAAAAATAGTGCATACAAACACGAAAAAGACCCTGACTCATTGCTGAATCAGGGTCTTTACTAGTAAAAATGGCAGCCTCCTACTCTCCCGCATTGCATTGCAGTACCATCGGCGCAAGCGGGCTTAACTTCTCTGTTCGGAATGGGAAGAGGTGGGACCCCGCCGCAATAGCCACCTGAATATCTTCGCTAAATTGATAATTGACAATTGATAATTGACAATTATACAACCGCGTATAAGGTTGACATATCACACTAAGACTGAAGACAAAACTTCATCGTCAATACTGTCACAGTTGAAAGCATGCGCTTATTTAGCGAAAGCCTTCGGGCAATTAGTAGTGCTCGGCTTTGACATCACTGTCTTTACACCTGCACCCTATCAACGTCGTAGTCTACGACGACCCTCAATGGAGCCCTCATCTTGTGGCCGGCTTCGCACTTAGATGCTTTCAGCGCTTATCCGATCCCGACGCGGATACCCGGCGGTGCACCTGGCGGTACAACCGGTAAACCGGAGGTCAGTCAAACACGGTCCTCTCGTACTAGTGTCCGATCCACTCAAGACTCCCACGCCCACGATAGATAGAGACCGAACTGTCTCACGACGTTCTGAACCCAGCTCGCGTGCCACTTTAATGGGCGAACAGCCCAACCCTTGGGACCTTCTCCAGCCCCAGGATGTGACGAGCCGACATCGAGGTGCCAAACCACCCCGTCGATATGAGCTCTTGGGGGGGATCAGCCTGTTATCCCCGGAGTACCTTTTATCCTTTGAGCGATGCAGTTTCCATACACTTGCACCGGATCACTAAGCCCCAGTTTCCTGCCTGCTCGGCATGTCTGCCTCCCAGTCAAGCGCCCTTTTGCCTTTACACTCTATAAGGCCGGTTACCAATCGGCCCGAGGGCACCTTTGGAAGCCTCCGTTACGCTTTTGGAGGCGACCACCCCAGTCAAACTACCCACCAAACAGTGTCCACGCTACTGCGTGTTAGACCTCAGGCAGCAGAAGGGCCGTATTTCAACGGCGGCTCCATGAACGCTGGCGCGCCCACTTCATAGCCTCCGGCCTATCCTACACATCCGATGACCAAGGTCAGTGCTAAGCTGTAGTAAAGGTTCACGGGGTCTTTTCGTCCCATCGCGGGTAATCGGCATCTTCACCGATACTACAATTTCACTGAGATCGTGGCCGAGACAGCGTCCGGATCATTACACCATTCGTGCAGGTCGGAACTTACCCGACAAGGAATTTCGCTACCTTAGGACCGTTATAGTTACGGCCGCCGTTTACTGGGGCTTCAATTCAATGCTTCATCCGAAGACTGACATCTCCTCTTAACCTTCCAGCACCGGGCAGGTGTCAGGCTGTATACCTCATCTTTCGAGTTTGCACAGCCCTGTGTTTTTGTTAAACAGTTGCCTGGACCTATTCTCTGCGCCTCACTTAAAGTGAGGACCCTTTATCCCGAAGTTACAGGGTCAGTTTGCCTAGTTCCTTAGCCACGAATCTCTCAACGCCTTAGTATGTTCTACCCGACTACGTGTGTCCGTTTGCGGTACGGGTACCACACGGGTTAAGCTTAGCGGTTTTTCTCGGGAGTATGTTTACCTGCGCTATCAAGTTCTTCCGAAGAAGACCCTGTACTGTCACGTTCGGCTCGGAGTGTGGATTTGCCTGCACTCCTCAGCACCTACACGCTTCAACGTGCTATTCCGTCAGCACGCGGCAGTGTCACTGCTCCGTCACCACGTCGCCCCGTATGGTAGTCACGGAATATTAACCGTGTCAGCCATCGCTCTCGCCGTTCGGCTTAAACTTAGGACCCGACTCACCCCGGGGTGATTGACATCGCCCGGGAAACCTTAGTCTTATGGCGGACGGGAATCTCACCCGTCTTATCGTTACTTATACCTACATTTGCTTTTCCAGAAACTCCAGTGAAGGTCATCCTTCACCTTCGGCGCCGCTGGAATGCTCCCCTACCGATACTTTTTAATGCTATCCCGCGCCTTCGGTACCTGTCTTATACCCGATTATTATCCATGCACGGCCTCTCGACTAGTGAGCTGTTACGCACTCTTTGAATGAATGGCTGCTTCCAAGCCAACATCCTAGCTGTCATCGAGGCCACACTTCGTTAGACTAACTCAGACAGGATTCCGGGACCTTAGACGGCGGTCTGGATTCTTCTCCTCTCGGGGACGGACCTTAGCACCCGCCCCCTTACTGCCGGACTGCAGACCGTGAGCATTCGGAGTTCGTCAGGTCTCGATAGGCGGTGAAGCCCTCTTGACCTATCGGTCGCTCTACCTCTCACGGTGACCATCCGACGCGGCACCTAAATGCCTTTCGGGGAGTACGAGCTATCTCCGAGTTTGATTGGCCTTTCACTCCTACACACACCTCATCCGGAAGCTTTTCAACGCTTATCGGTGCGGACCTCCATCCCGTGTTACCGGGACTTCATCCTGGACATGTGTAGATCACTCGGTTTCGCGTCTACCCCATCCGACTTGGGCGGCCTCTTCAGCCTCGCTTTCACTGCGGTTGCGCCCCAGAAGGGCTTAACCTCGCCGGACATGGTAACTCGTAGGTTCATTATGCAAAAGGCACGCCGTCACTAGTATAACTAGCTCCGACCGCTTGTAGGCGACTGGTTTCAGGTACTATTTCACTCCCCTAATAGGGGTGCTTTTCACCTTTCCCTCACGGTACTGGTTCGCTATCGGTCTCTCGGGAGTATTTAGCCTTACCGGATGGTCCCGGCAGATTCGCGCAGAATTCCTCGTGCTCCGCGTTACTCAGGATACCACTAGGCCTCATTTCACTTCGCGTACAGAACTTTCATCTTCTATGGTTGAACTTTCCAGAACATTCTGCTCATGATCAGAGTACCACGGCGTGGTCCTACAACCCCCATTATGCATTGCTACATAACAGGTTTGGGCTCTTCCCCGTTCGCTCGCCACTACTAGGGGAATCATTGTTTATTTTCTCTTCCTGAGGGTACTAAGATGTTTCAGTTCCCCCCGTTTGCCTTCCTACCTTTGTAGGAATAACAGTCCTTCAGACTGCTGGGTTGTCCCATTCGGAAATCCCTGGATCAAAGATTATTTGCATCTACCCAGAGCTTATCGCAGCTTATCACGTCCTTCATCGCCTCCGAGAGCCAAGGCATCCACCAGACGCCCTAACTTGCTTTCGCCTATATACATTAAACATTAATGATTAAACATTAACATTCAATGCATAGCTCATACTTTCAGCTGTAATTTTGAGATTTTTTAATCTACTCAGTTTGACTTCTTAAAGTCTTTACTTACAGTCTTGTGTGTCAATATGTCAAAGATCTCTGTACTTGAAACATTAAACATGAAACATTAAATTTCAGAGGTCGTCCGTACTTGGTGGAGAATAACGGATTCGAACCGTTGACCCCCTGCTTGCAAAGCAGGTGCTCTAGCCAACTGAGCTAATCCCCCAACTTTTCGTTTTCGAGTCGGATGTAGTCCCAGGCAGACTTGAACTGCCGACCTCCACATTATCAGTGTGGCGCTCTAACCAACTGAGCTATAGGACTGGCTTCAAGCTTCGCCGTTACTACGCTCAGCTTCATCTTTCTCTATTCTTATATATAAACATCAGCAGTAAAGAAGCTTGGGTTAAAAACTAACCTTCTTAACTTAAAGCGGTAGCAAATTTTCACTTTTCACTATTCACTTTTACCTTTTATAGTCATTCTCTCCAGAAAGGAGGTGTTCCAGCCGCACCTTCCGGTACGGCTACCTTGTTACGACTTAGCCCCAATTACCAGTTTCGCTCTAGGCCGATCCTTGCGGTCACGGACTTCAAGCGCCCCCGGCTTTCATGGCTTGACGGGCGGTGTGTACAAGGCCCGGGAACGTATTCACCGCGCCATGGCTGATGCGCGATTACTAGCGAATCCAGCTTCATGGGGTCGGGTTGCAGACCCCAATCCGAACTGAGGAAGGCTTTTAGGATTAGATGCGCCTTGCGGAACACCATCTCTCTGTACCTCCCATTGTAACACGTGTGTAGCCCCGGACGTAAGGGCCGTGCTGATTTGACGTCATCCCCACCTTCCTCACACCTTACGGTGGCAGTCCAACCAGAGTGCCCAGCATAACCTGATGGCAACTAGTCGCAGGGGTTGCGCTCGTTATGGCACTTAAGCCGACACCTCACGGCACGAGCTGACGACAACCATGCAGCACCTCCACCAGCGCCCCGAAGGGCCTCAACATCTCTGTATCGTTCGCTGGCAGTTCAAGCCCGGGTAAGGTTCCTCGCGTATCATCGAATTAAACCACATGTTCCTCCGCTTGTGCGGGCCCCCGTCAATTCCTTTGAGTTTCACCGTTGCCGGCGTACTCCCCAGGTGGGATGCTTAACGCTTTCGCTTGGCCGCATACAGTATATCGCATACAGCGGGCATCCATCGTTTACCGTGCGGACTACCAGGGTATCTAATCCTGTTCGATACCCGCACCTTCGAGCTTTAGCGTCAGTTATAGCCTCGCCAGCTGCCTTCGCAATCGGAGTTCTTCGTGATATCTAAGCATTTCACCGCTACACCACGAATTCCGCTGACGTCGAATACACTCAAGGAAACCAGTTCGCGACGCACTTCCACGGTTGAGCCGCGGCATTTCACGTCACGCTTAATCTCCAGCCTGCGCTCCCTTTAAACCCAATAAATCCGGATAACGCCCGGACCTTCCGTATTACCGCGGCTGCTGGCACGGAATTAGCCGGTCCTTATTCTTACGGTACATACAAAAAGGGACACGTCCCTCACTTTATTCCCGTACAAAAGCAGTTTACAACCCATAGGGCCGTCATCCTGCACGCTACTTGGCTGGTTCAGACTTCCGTCCATTGACCAATATTCCTCACTGCTGCCTCCCGTAGGAGTTTGGACCGTGTCTCAGTTCCAATGTGGGGGACCTTCCTCTCAGAACCCCTACTGATCGTGGGCTTGGTGGGCCGTTACCCCGCCAACAACCTAATCAGACGCATCCCCATCCCTTAGCGGTAAACCTTTGATTCATCTTGAATGCTCGCAACGAACAACATAGAGTATTAATTCGACTTTCGCCGGGCTATTCTCTACTAAGGGGAAGGTTGGATACGCGTTACTCACCCGTGCGCCGGTCGCCGACAAAGAAAGCAAGCTTTCTTCTCGCTGCCCCTCGACTTGCATGTGTTAAGCCTGTAGCTAGCGTTCATCCTGAGCCAGGATCAAACTCTTCATTGTAAAATGTTTTATCTCTAAAGTCTTGGTAAAGCAGGAAATGCTGCTTTCACAATCTTTTATATCTGTCTCAGAACGACTATCCAGTATCAAGTTAAGAATTAAACGGTTTGTTTCTTCTACCCAAGAGTAACCGAAATTACTCTCGCTTCTTGTACTACTTCTGTCTATGTAAATCTTTCAAAGAACTCTTTCTTTAGTGCCTTGCCCGTTGTTAGGCGAAAGCGGATGCAAAGGTACGACTTTTTTCTGAACCACCAAACATTTTACTACTTTTTTTCATAAAAAAATTGCAGGCTTTCGAGTTATTTGACAAACCTGCAATTATACACCTTATTATATATAAGGGGATCATTTCCTGTTTCCAAAAAATCTCAGCAGATAAAGGAAGAGGTTGATGAAGTCCAAATATAAGGTCAATGCAGCAAGAACTGCATATTTTTGAGTATGGGCACTTGCATCAGGTGCCATCTGGAACATCTTTTTAATCTTCTGTGTGTCGTAAGCCGTAAGACCTACAAAGATAAGAACACCAAGATAAGTGATGATAACATCCAGTCCGGTGCTAGCCAAGAAGATATTTACGACAGTAGCAATGATGATACCAATAAGGGCCATGATAAGAATACGTCCTATAGCAGAGAGGTCTTTCTTGATAAATAAGCCTACTGCCGACATAGCCCCAAAAGTACCTGCCGTAACAAAAAAAGTCGTCGCCAGGCTTGGAAGTGAATAAACCAGGAACAATGTTGAGAATGTTACGCCATTAAGGAGGGCATAGACAATAAACATCAGTGTGGCTGTTGTAAGCGACAGCTTTTCAATGGCTGCGCTAAGAGATATAACCAAGCCAATCTCTGCAATAAACAGAATCCATATAGCGGCGCGAAAATTAAGCAAGATATTGAGAATCATCTCATTACCTGCCACGATATAGGCAGTGAGGCCTGTGATAGCCAAGGCCATTGTCATCCACAAATATGTCTTCAGCATCAATACAGAAAAAGCTGCCGATGACTCTAATTCACGTTCACGTGAAAAAGAACGATAGTTGATTTCTTCGTAATCCATATTTTATAATATCTAATGTTAAACGTCGCAAAGATACGTAGTTTTTACGTGTTTAAAGAAAAATAGAGACAATTTTTAAGATAAAAAACACTAAAGTCCCAAGTCGTGAGCCAGAATAGCAGAGAATTTGCACGCTCCCTGATCAGACAGATGGTCTGAATCGAAAAAATCATTATCACTCAAACGAGCATCACGAGAGTAATCACATTTCACAGAACCATACTTTGCACAGCAGCTATCGGTCATTGCATTAATCCATTGCAATTGCCATGCCGGAGCTTTTCGAGTATAATCTTTACATACTGGAGTCTGAAGCAGAATCAATTTCACCTGATGCTGCTGACACCAAGAGGCAATGGAATCAACGTAATCCCGATTGCGATACGTGTACTCCCAATTTACAAAAAGATGTTCCCTTACATTCTTATATAAGAAATCGTCAGGGTTGCGATCGGCTACCACATAATTATTGCCCCACCCCAGACTGTCGCACATAACACTCTGTCCCTGATAATGATATCGTAGTTTCTGATGAAAATATCCTGCATTTGATAATTCAAAACCATACTGAGAAAGCATTGAATGAGCCCGATACCCCATATACAACTGATAATAAGTCACGCGTGCAGGCTCGTCACATTCCATTGGGACATCAAAGAGATTAGAATTATCAGCAACCAGGATTACCTGTTTTAGCGCATCATACCTATCAGCATAATGACAAAGCAAGAAATAATCCTGTTCCAAACGTTGCGATACATTACACAGATTAAAGATGCTATCGCCCATAGCAGAAGGTTTCAAAGCAAAATAGCCATGAGAATTGCCAAGTATGAGTGTCTTTACACCATGCGCATTTCGCAGCATCCACTCGTTCTTCATCCGATAAGTATTAGGAATAGTACGCATATACCATTCTATCACCGCCAACATACAGAAGACAGGAATCAGGAAAAAGACAACACGGAAAAGAAACTTTCTCATAGGCATCTCAGAACTGGAAATAGATAAACGTCTGTTCCTCTCCACGGCCAAAGAACATCAACATGAACACAATATAATATACCAGCCAGCGCGTCCAGCGGTAGCGGCCCAACCAACATCCGTCCAAATGGAGAGGACATAAACGATCACGCTGTATCCACTCTATGACAACCAACAAAAGACAATAAATGATTGCCACCTTACCATAGACCGGCATTCCGAGATTCATGGATGTCAGGGTGATAGTCAAACGCTGCAGATATCCAGATGCTTCGGACAAGCTCTCTGCCCGGAACACCACCCAGCCCAATACGACTAAGGCGAAAGTAAAACAGACAGGAACCAGATCTCTTACCCCTACCCGTTCATCGGTATTAGCCCCTGACTTCCACAACCAGCGTGCCATCGCCAGTAGCACGGCATTATAGCCGCCCCACACGACAAAGGTCCAGTTAGCGCCATGCCACAGGCCACTCAACAAAAA
Proteins encoded:
- a CDS encoding Bax inhibitor-1/YccA family protein, with the protein product MDYEEINYRSFSRERELESSAAFSVLMLKTYLWMTMALAITGLTAYIVAGNEMILNILLNFRAAIWILFIAEIGLVISLSAAIEKLSLTTATLMFIVYALLNGVTFSTLFLVYSLPSLATTFFVTAGTFGAMSAVGLFIKKDLSAIGRILIMALIGIIIATVVNIFLASTGLDVIITYLGVLIFVGLTAYDTQKIKKMFQMAPDASAHTQKYAVLAALTLYLDFINLFLYLLRFFGNRK